From the Desulfosporosinus sp. Sb-LF genome, the window ATATCAATGATGCCGCCATCTTTAATACCGCCAAAGTATTGTGTAGGCTTCCAGGTTTTGTTCATAACTTCCTTCACAACTTGCACAAAATACGGACCCCAGTTTGATACATCACCGACAAGGATAGAATTAGGTGCAAATTTTGACATATCGGAATCGTGACCGATGGCAAGAACACCTCTATCCTGTGCTGTTTGAGCGAACGTTGGGGAGTCAACATGCATCGCAAGCATATCTGCACCTGCGTCAATTAGACTATTGGCAGCCGTTTTCTCCGTCGCTGGATCGTTCCAGGAATTTGTCCAAACAACCTTAACTTGGACTTTAGGGTTAACCGACTGGGCGCCAAGAGTAAACGCATCAATATTGCGGATGACTTCAGGCGTACCGAACGGCGCAAGGAATCCTAGAACATTGCTCTTGGTGTATTTGCCAGCCACCATACCAGTTAAATAGCGGGCTTGATAGTCACGATTGAAATAGGTGCCTAAATTGTCGGTGGTTTTGTAGCCACTGCAATGCTCAAAGACTACATTCGGGAATTTCTTTGACACATTGACCATGTAATCCATGTAACCATAGCTGGTACCGATAACGATATTGTTGCCCTTTTGAGCAAGATCCGTGAAAACACGTTCAGCATCTGCAGTCTCAGGAACATTTTCAACAAACGTTGTCTCAACGTTTTTCATATTTGCTTCGAGGAATTTTCTGCCCTGATCCTGGGCGTAAGTATAACCGAAGTCACCCACAGGCCCAACATAAACAAAAGCAACCTTGATTTTTTGAGTTGCTTGGGAATCCGAAGTCGCCGCCGGCTTACTTCCCTGAGAGCACCCGCTGAGTATCAATGTCATAATCATGGCTAAGATCAAGGTCTTAATGCTTATTTTCTTACTTATTTTCATATTCTTTCCTCCACTCACTAGCTTCTTTATTTAGAATTTATCGATTAATCAAATCTCTTTTCACCCCACCTCTCTTCCTTCTTACATATGACAATTACAAAAACTTATGCTGCATCGCCGTTTTTACTTCTGTCTTTAGACATAATTCCTACTCAAACCATCCTCAAGACTTTTTCTGAATCGCCTTAATGTCCAGTATAATAATTTCGAAATGCCAATGGCAATGCAACATAAAGTAATACGCAAAAATAGGTTATTGGTTATATCTATCTAATTTGGGAACTTTTTCTCGAAGTTTTGATAAAATAAAAAGAAGTTATATTATCTCGATTTATGACCGAGAATTATAGCTTCTTTGCTATCTAATCTATTACCACGAATAAACTATTGAGTAGATTATAATAGTTTTTAGCCGATAGTTCAAGTAATCTCTGCCTTTTAAGAATTACCATCATCATGCCAATCCTAGATTCTTTGTCTTTTGTCACCAGCATTCGAATAATCAACTCCGCATCGTCAATTTTGACTTTGGAAATTCACGTTTGGTGATCTTTCTTATACAAATACTCACCGTAAATGCTGTTTTCTTAAAGGTCGTGCAAGAATCATATGGATTATCTTCGTATGTACTTATCTGATATATGTTATCAATGGAGATTCATAGAGATAATTTCTCCATAAATCTCCATTGATCTCCATAAATCTTCCTTGTTACGATAAATTAGCTTTTTTCATTATATTATCTAATCATAAAAATTACAATATTATCTTAGTACAATTTGAACATCATACCTCAAGCTTTTTTCATCATCTTCGCTATTCGCCGTAAACCGCTCTCCTACGCAACTCTCCTACCATTGCGGGCACCTCAATACTCATGGGGCACCGTTCTACACAGCGTCCACAACGTAAGCAAGAATACACGAGCGGAGCAGCTTTTTCTACGCCTCCAGCCACAAAGGCTGTCCAGATCGCGCCAATTCCGCCCATATATGTGTGCCCAAAATGCCCAGCCGTCACTTGAAACACAGGGCACTCATACATGCATCCGCCACAACGTAAGCAATTCAGTGCCTGGCTGAACTTTTCCTCATGGGCCATTTCACTGCGACCACTGTCCACGAAGATAACATAGAATTCTTTAGGACCGTGCGCCCCGTAAGTTGTTACTTTCTCGATGTCACCCGTTTTACTCGGTCCGCTAACGATATTAACATAACCTGGTATACCATATTGCGCATAGCGCCAAGTAACCTCTGCCACTTTCATGGCATCCTGGAACGTGGGCACTAATTTCTCGATCCCCACCATGACGATATGGACCGGAGGCGCACCCGTTGCCAGCCGTACATTTCCTTCGTTTTCAATAATAACCATAGCCCCTGTGTCCGCCGCCACCACGTTGGCTCCGCTGATCCCGACATCCGCCGTAAAGTACTTATCACGCATGAACTCACGCACGACCTTTACTTCCTCTGCAATATCAGGCGGCACTTCTTTGCCAAAAAATTTACTAAAAACTTCAGCAACCTGTTCACGTGGCACATGAATTGATGGTGAAAGAATGTGCATCGGACGTTCCTTACGCAGTTGTAGTATGAACTCACCCAAATCCGTTTCCCAAACTTCGTTACCATTTTCCTCAAGGTACTCACGCAGATGAAGTTCTTCTCCCAGCATACTTTTTCCTTTGACGATGGTTTTACCCTGCCCAATAATCCCCAGAGCAATTTCCAAAGCGGCTTGATGATCCTTAGCGTAAAAAGCTTTCCCTTTGTTGCGCTCTACAGAAGCCATCGCCTGTTCTAGCAGTTCGTTCAAGTTAGCCATGGCCTGGGTTTTGATCTCCTGAACTTCCAAGGCCAATTCCGGTGTGTGCGGAAAACGTTCCAACGTTTCGGCAACTGTGTTGCGGTAGGAAGTTACTGCCCTGGATATAGCTGTTCGTATGTTAGTGTTTTCGCTGGCTGAATTGAGGGACTTAGCATAGGTGACAAAGTCCTTTCTTAAATCGACGGTCATGCTTTTACCCCCCTATATAGAAATTCAATGAGATCTTCAATTTTAGCAGAATCCCCTTTAGCTTGACCGCCCTCCAGTGCTGATAAACAATACGGGCAAGA encodes:
- a CDS encoding lactate utilization protein B, with translation MTVDLRKDFVTYAKSLNSASENTNIRTAISRAVTSYRNTVAETLERFPHTPELALEVQEIKTQAMANLNELLEQAMASVERNKGKAFYAKDHQAALEIALGIIGQGKTIVKGKSMLGEELHLREYLEENGNEVWETDLGEFILQLRKERPMHILSPSIHVPREQVAEVFSKFFGKEVPPDIAEEVKVVREFMRDKYFTADVGISGANVVAADTGAMVIIENEGNVRLATGAPPVHIVMVGIEKLVPTFQDAMKVAEVTWRYAQYGIPGYVNIVSGPSKTGDIEKVTTYGAHGPKEFYVIFVDSGRSEMAHEEKFSQALNCLRCGGCMYECPVFQVTAGHFGHTYMGGIGAIWTAFVAGGVEKAAPLVYSCLRCGRCVERCPMSIEVPAMVGELRRRAVYGE
- a CDS encoding BMP family ABC transporter substrate-binding protein; the encoded protein is MKISKKISIKTLILAMIMTLILSGCSQGSKPAATSDSQATQKIKVAFVYVGPVGDFGYTYAQDQGRKFLEANMKNVETTFVENVPETADAERVFTDLAQKGNNIVIGTSYGYMDYMVNVSKKFPNVVFEHCSGYKTTDNLGTYFNRDYQARYLTGMVAGKYTKSNVLGFLAPFGTPEVIRNIDAFTLGAQSVNPKVQVKVVWTNSWNDPATEKTAANSLIDAGADMLAMHVDSPTFAQTAQDRGVLAIGHDSDMSKFAPNSILVGDVSNWGPYFVQVVKEVMNKTWKPTQYFGGIKDGGIIDITPFSSKVDKDFQATVTAKKQDIMAGKFDPFSGPVYDQSGNLKIKEGDKATDDILLSINWFVKGVSGTIPKS